In Devosia beringensis, a single window of DNA contains:
- a CDS encoding 2Fe-2S iron-sulfur cluster-binding protein, with the protein MTKITFVQSDGERIETEAQAGSTVMETAIMNAIPGIVAECGGACTCATCHVYIDDAWTETVGGPSMMEEDMLDFAFDVKASSRLSCQIKVKDALDGLIVHVPSRQG; encoded by the coding sequence ATGACCAAGATCACCTTTGTGCAGTCCGATGGCGAGCGTATCGAGACCGAAGCCCAGGCCGGCTCCACCGTGATGGAAACCGCCATCATGAATGCCATTCCCGGCATCGTTGCCGAATGCGGCGGCGCCTGCACCTGCGCCACCTGCCATGTCTATATCGATGACGCCTGGACCGAAACGGTGGGCGGCCCCTCGATGATGGAAGAGGATATGCTGGACTTCGCCTTTGACGTGAAGGCGTCGAGCCGGCTGTCCTGCCAGATCAAGGTCAAGGATGCGCTCGATGGCCTGATCGTGCATGTGCCATCCCGGCAGGGCTGA
- a CDS encoding MFS transporter yields the protein MLLTPAPARLTPEQRTTAFYFTYFMGPGAAVVFLPIWLSEKGISTEQIGLINAVPVLIILLLNLVVGRVADKASDWRQVIVIGALIGGIVPIGLLFVNEFWGILLFWTLCSLPGGAIGPVLDAAAMRMTRRNGSDFGTIRAWGTLGYMLFNVLTGFLVVWFGSAIFVPLFVGLALLRAGVALQLPAFRAPLGQPTIAATLPAAGKLAEIIVQPWFFLPLVGFSMVFGTHIFLNGFGALLWKEQGISEDVIGPLIALGSASEAGMMFLWRRFGGRLSARHMILISAGVSVLRWIAMAFAPPVPVLVALQLTHGITFAIGYLGCVHFIANWTSEDIAAETQSLFTVAQQVMSVIALIGFGWVIGLVGNQAYLIAALVALVGAICIWGSLQLQSTRDS from the coding sequence ATGTTGCTCACCCCGGCCCCGGCGCGCCTGACCCCTGAACAGCGCACCACGGCGTTCTATTTCACCTATTTCATGGGGCCAGGCGCCGCCGTGGTGTTTCTGCCGATCTGGCTGAGCGAAAAGGGCATCAGCACCGAGCAGATCGGCCTGATCAACGCCGTGCCGGTGCTCATCATCCTGCTGCTCAACCTGGTGGTGGGGCGGGTGGCCGACAAGGCCAGCGACTGGCGGCAGGTGATCGTGATCGGCGCCCTGATCGGCGGCATCGTCCCGATCGGCCTGCTCTTCGTCAATGAATTCTGGGGCATCCTGCTGTTCTGGACCCTGTGCAGCCTGCCCGGTGGCGCCATCGGCCCGGTGCTCGATGCCGCGGCCATGCGCATGACGCGTCGTAATGGCAGCGATTTCGGCACCATCCGCGCCTGGGGCACTTTGGGCTATATGCTGTTCAACGTGCTGACGGGGTTCCTGGTGGTCTGGTTCGGCTCGGCGATCTTCGTGCCGCTGTTTGTCGGGCTGGCGCTGTTGCGCGCCGGGGTCGCCCTGCAGCTGCCGGCCTTCCGGGCCCCGCTAGGCCAGCCGACCATCGCGGCGACGCTGCCGGCCGCCGGCAAGCTGGCCGAGATCATCGTGCAGCCCTGGTTCTTCCTGCCGCTGGTCGGCTTTTCCATGGTGTTCGGCACGCATATCTTTCTCAACGGCTTTGGCGCGCTGCTGTGGAAGGAACAGGGCATATCGGAAGACGTCATCGGGCCGCTGATTGCGCTCGGCTCTGCCTCGGAGGCGGGCATGATGTTCCTCTGGCGCCGCTTTGGCGGTCGCCTGTCGGCGCGCCACATGATCCTGATTTCGGCCGGGGTATCGGTGTTGCGCTGGATCGCCATGGCCTTTGCCCCACCGGTGCCGGTGCTGGTGGCACTGCAGCTGACCCATGGCATCACCTTTGCCATCGGCTATCTGGGCTGCGTGCACTTCATCGCCAACTGGACCAGCGAGGATATTGCCGCCGAGACGCAGAGCCTTTTCACCGTAGCGCAGCAGGTGATGTCGGTGATCGCGCTGATCGGCTTTGGCTGGGTAATTGGCCTCGTCGGCAACCAGGCCTATCTGATCGCGGCGCTGGTCGCCCTTGTCGGCGCGATCTGCATCTGGGGCTCCCTGCAGCTGCAGTCGACCAGGGACAGCTGA
- a CDS encoding Hpt domain-containing protein, whose protein sequence is MAQTSAAVDQTESRAPTRPERPIDLVHLAKQCMGDARLEQEILRLYDTTLKTYFGRLQLAASYDDLTLNIHSIKGASDGVGAFAIANLARAAETELQAGRPLAPERIDDLGLAVEEARAFIARLLDNAPA, encoded by the coding sequence ATGGCGCAGACTTCAGCCGCCGTCGACCAGACCGAAAGCCGCGCGCCGACCCGGCCGGAGCGGCCGATCGACCTGGTGCACCTGGCCAAGCAGTGCATGGGCGACGCCCGTCTCGAACAGGAAATCCTGCGGCTCTACGATACTACGCTCAAGACCTATTTCGGCCGGCTGCAGCTGGCCGCCAGCTATGACGACCTGACGCTCAACATTCATTCCATCAAGGGCGCTTCCGATGGGGTGGGGGCCTTCGCCATCGCCAACCTGGCCCGGGCCGCCGAAACCGAACTGCAGGCCGGCCGACCCCTGGCACCCGAGCGCATCGACGATCTGGGCCTTGCCGTCGAAGAAGCCCGCGCCTTCATCGCCCGCCTGCTGGACAACGCACCGGCTTAG
- a CDS encoding apolipoprotein A-IV repeat region-like domain-containing protein: MAKNPTPTNDPAALAFSAVEDALKESVFNMDNAAQQASERKVTDAGRSERLRAADKIAQQAGAVANDDRFPTSKILYSLHNRSSSAPIWIAVLVSILWLAISGAGGWLRYGSQLNNLPGFIGTIDFIGLAAIMVVPVLAFFGIATLFRRAQDLRNAASSITQAAMRLAEPEVTAADKVASVGQAVRREVNALGDGLERALSRAGELEVMIHNEVTALERTYSDNESRMRALIAELASQRESVLTNTDRVREAITESHTGLVFDLDMISQRISGTIVESGGNLTRALETAGNTLTSAFGDRTESFVSLVDNRTTDFMSALDQSTGRLSLTFEDQTANMARTLDERADHLTAGVDSRINALTEALDGRAGQIGDSIDQRTRLIEERTATFTTAFEDRSMTIAGLIESGTDRLSTAFDERTSTLSNLLTDGGTALLNQLQDRGHEVTGGLDMIGQRIAEDISSRSREAEVLLSALTRQLDESVSIQLNAMDSRMQSAVIEINGALDDTSERARITLASAGQDTLSQFDTKLSEITSILDARLSALDGVVGDKGDNLIARLEQQGTSFAARANVLEMALNEESGRFNDVVSERTREMNEVLGARTKALTETLSNRSREIAESLEGHAGVIAEALDDRTKALDTILATRAGELGSTMQTHAEQLDQTLDARARDFGETIRVRSQELGEALSGSTSAFDQVIAGRTQRLADTLSEKTIAMTLEIDSRFGHVANQLEERTSSLVEQVGTSTAAIAGELDTRSVELRATLDGGTQQLAQAVNTRTQQLSEALNARTEALGDTLATHTASISETIGMRTTELADTITQQGDEARAKIDLTLRDATNTMSEHVNSMSEMIVTKVSEVNVHLGEGLDSAIARMTDAEHGVSARIESASLTVGESARKAADLIESGVNSARQAITEMVDSRLGTLPEAITARADITADRLSALNASINTSITQSMADLEAGADRIEETIATRITAATQNIATDISNTANHMDGAVRAALDQIRVAATEVDQLLSVKAVGAVDQIESRLSSINRSVEEHTSTFADLVTVKSEELQTALNSHGNLLRNALGENAKEAESIMAVSTSRILTDVTAALGKLNDSNLLLQRVLDASTANLANLETSVAQQTSTYSATVREAIGQTEQAGSMVSQHVGALQNTIRGMVDEFSSILGKLDAETTNMSQATNALAITSDQAIGNLEERRGAMDSLAQSFAARADDIDGRMRLFAQSIADTVNDTERRLIGARRAMDEALSATSNTVAETLEQTTGTITEAIRTSTSNVSDALYTSNERFNNSLSSNAAQMDNVVRRAADAAAAALEENAHRISDVLASTAGNVTDVLNATSGTLAETLNDSSSSVRQAISLNTGQFRQALDETAGQVTERLGQFRGTADAEGRRASAALQAAQQQMIVEMQRAIEEATQRFNDTAQAMRETAREVGSELEATRAELARGVNELPEETRASAAAMRRVVAEQIEALSELNAIVRSQPATHDVNDRRGTPPRLTARPEPRQETRPEPRQEPRRETPVYQPQRQPEPARDSYRAEPARQTLADPIRTLERAPEPMDMPEPPLRQPQPVRQPAPVATAPEAAPDEGGWLRDVLRNATAKQQSTQQIQPGLSGLSEEIAQAIDDAALADAWARYQAGESNVFSRRIYTLAGQGTYDDVRKKLQRDPEFARTATAYMSEFEQLLKRAASGARPAAETREHLLSDRGKVYTTLAHASGRLA, translated from the coding sequence ATGGCGAAGAACCCGACCCCCACGAACGATCCCGCCGCGCTGGCATTCTCCGCCGTTGAAGATGCCCTCAAGGAATCGGTGTTCAATATGGACAACGCCGCCCAGCAGGCCAGTGAACGCAAGGTGACCGATGCCGGTCGCAGCGAGCGGCTCCGCGCCGCCGACAAGATCGCCCAGCAGGCCGGTGCCGTCGCCAATGACGATCGCTTCCCGACCTCGAAAATCCTCTACAGCCTGCACAATCGCTCCTCCTCCGCGCCGATCTGGATCGCCGTCCTGGTCTCCATCCTCTGGCTGGCCATTTCCGGCGCCGGCGGCTGGCTGCGCTATGGCAGCCAGCTGAACAACCTGCCCGGCTTTATCGGCACCATCGACTTCATCGGCCTGGCCGCCATCATGGTCGTGCCGGTACTGGCCTTCTTCGGCATTGCCACGCTGTTCCGCCGTGCCCAGGACCTGCGCAACGCCGCCTCCTCGATCACCCAGGCCGCCATGCGGCTGGCCGAGCCCGAAGTGACCGCCGCCGACAAGGTCGCCTCGGTCGGCCAGGCCGTGCGCCGCGAGGTCAATGCCCTGGGCGATGGCCTCGAACGCGCTCTGTCGCGCGCCGGCGAGCTCGAAGTGATGATCCACAACGAGGTCACCGCGCTTGAGCGCACCTATTCGGACAATGAATCGCGCATGCGGGCGCTGATCGCCGAACTGGCCAGCCAGCGCGAAAGCGTGCTCACCAATACCGACCGCGTGCGCGAGGCCATTACCGAGAGCCATACCGGCCTGGTCTTTGACCTCGACATGATCAGCCAGCGCATTTCCGGCACCATCGTCGAAAGCGGCGGCAACCTCACCCGTGCGCTCGAAACAGCCGGCAATACCCTGACCAGCGCCTTTGGCGACCGCACGGAGAGCTTTGTCTCGCTGGTCGATAATCGCACCACCGATTTCATGTCCGCGCTCGACCAGAGCACCGGCCGCCTGTCGCTGACCTTTGAGGACCAGACGGCCAATATGGCCCGCACCCTCGACGAGCGCGCCGACCACCTGACCGCCGGCGTCGACAGCCGCATCAATGCCCTGACTGAGGCCCTCGATGGCCGCGCTGGCCAGATCGGCGACAGCATCGACCAGCGCACCCGCCTGATCGAGGAACGCACCGCCACCTTCACCACCGCCTTTGAAGACCGCAGCATGACCATTGCGGGCCTCATCGAGTCCGGCACCGATCGCCTGTCCACCGCCTTTGACGAGCGCACCAGCACGCTCTCCAACCTGCTCACCGACGGCGGCACTGCGCTGCTCAACCAGCTGCAGGATCGCGGCCACGAAGTGACCGGCGGGCTCGACATGATCGGCCAGCGCATTGCCGAGGATATCTCCTCCCGTTCGCGCGAGGCCGAGGTGCTGCTCAGCGCCCTCACCCGCCAGCTCGATGAATCGGTGTCCATCCAGCTCAATGCCATGGACAGCCGCATGCAGTCGGCGGTCATCGAGATCAATGGCGCGCTGGACGACACCTCCGAACGCGCCCGCATCACCCTGGCCTCGGCCGGCCAGGACACGCTCAGCCAGTTCGATACCAAGCTCAGCGAGATCACCAGCATTCTCGATGCCCGCCTCAGCGCCCTCGATGGCGTGGTCGGCGACAAGGGCGACAACCTGATCGCCCGCCTCGAGCAGCAGGGCACCAGCTTTGCCGCCCGCGCCAACGTGCTCGAAATGGCGCTGAACGAGGAATCCGGCCGCTTCAACGACGTGGTCAGCGAACGCACCCGCGAGATGAACGAAGTGCTCGGCGCCCGCACCAAGGCGCTGACCGAGACCCTGAGCAATCGCAGCCGCGAAATCGCTGAATCGCTCGAAGGCCATGCCGGCGTCATTGCCGAGGCACTCGACGACCGCACCAAGGCACTCGACACCATCCTGGCCACCCGCGCCGGCGAGCTGGGCAGCACCATGCAGACCCATGCCGAGCAGCTGGACCAGACGCTCGACGCCCGGGCCCGCGATTTCGGCGAGACCATCCGCGTGCGCAGCCAGGAACTGGGCGAGGCCCTCAGCGGCAGCACCAGCGCCTTCGACCAGGTGATCGCCGGCCGCACGCAGCGCCTGGCCGACACCCTGTCGGAAAAGACCATTGCCATGACGCTCGAGATCGACTCGCGCTTCGGCCACGTCGCCAACCAGCTCGAAGAGCGCACCAGCAGCCTCGTCGAACAGGTCGGCACCAGCACGGCAGCCATTGCCGGCGAGCTCGACACCCGCAGCGTCGAACTGCGCGCCACCCTTGATGGCGGCACCCAGCAGCTGGCCCAGGCGGTCAATACCCGCACCCAGCAGCTGTCCGAGGCGCTCAACGCCCGCACCGAGGCCCTGGGCGACACGCTGGCGACGCATACCGCCTCGATCAGCGAAACCATCGGCATGCGCACCACCGAACTGGCCGACACCATTACCCAGCAGGGTGACGAAGCGCGCGCCAAGATCGACCTGACGCTGCGCGATGCGACCAATACCATGAGCGAGCACGTCAACTCGATGTCCGAGATGATCGTCACCAAGGTATCGGAAGTGAACGTGCATCTCGGCGAGGGCCTCGACAGCGCCATTGCCCGCATGACCGATGCCGAGCACGGCGTCAGCGCCCGCATTGAATCGGCCTCGCTGACCGTGGGCGAAAGCGCCCGCAAGGCCGCCGACCTGATCGAGAGCGGCGTCAATTCCGCCCGCCAGGCCATTACCGAAATGGTCGACAGCCGCCTGGGCACCCTGCCCGAGGCCATCACCGCCCGTGCCGATATCACCGCGGACCGCCTCTCGGCGCTCAATGCCTCGATCAATACCTCGATCACCCAGTCGATGGCCGACCTCGAAGCCGGCGCCGACCGCATCGAGGAAACCATTGCCACCCGCATCACCGCGGCCACCCAGAATATCGCCACCGATATCAGCAACACTGCCAACCACATGGACGGCGCGGTGCGCGCCGCGCTCGACCAGATCCGCGTGGCGGCCACCGAGGTCGACCAGCTGCTCAGCGTCAAGGCCGTGGGCGCCGTCGACCAGATCGAAAGCCGCCTGAGCAGTATCAACCGCTCGGTCGAGGAGCACACTAGCACCTTCGCCGACCTGGTCACCGTCAAGTCCGAAGAGCTGCAGACCGCGCTCAACAGCCATGGCAACCTGCTGCGCAACGCCTTGGGCGAGAATGCCAAGGAAGCCGAGTCCATCATGGCGGTCTCGACCTCGCGCATCCTCACCGATGTCACCGCCGCGCTGGGCAAGCTCAACGACTCCAACCTGCTGCTGCAGCGGGTGCTCGACGCCTCGACCGCCAACCTGGCCAACCTCGAAACCAGTGTCGCCCAGCAGACCTCGACCTATTCGGCCACCGTGCGCGAGGCTATCGGCCAGACCGAACAGGCCGGCTCCATGGTCAGCCAGCATGTCGGCGCGCTGCAGAACACCATTCGCGGCATGGTCGACGAGTTCTCCTCGATCCTGGGCAAGCTCGACGCCGAGACCACCAACATGTCTCAGGCCACCAATGCCCTGGCCATCACCAGCGACCAGGCCATAGGTAATCTCGAAGAACGCCGCGGCGCCATGGATTCGCTGGCCCAGAGCTTTGCTGCCCGCGCAGACGATATCGACGGCCGCATGCGCCTGTTCGCCCAGTCGATCGCCGACACCGTCAACGATACCGAACGCCGCCTGATCGGCGCCCGTCGCGCCATGGACGAAGCCCTGTCAGCCACCAGCAATACCGTCGCCGAGACGCTCGAACAGACCACCGGCACCATTACCGAGGCCATCCGCACCTCGACTAGCAATGTCAGCGACGCGCTCTACACCTCCAATGAGCGCTTCAACAACTCGCTCTCGAGCAATGCCGCGCAGATGGACAATGTGGTACGCCGTGCCGCCGACGCCGCTGCTGCTGCCCTCGAAGAAAACGCCCATCGCATCAGTGACGTGCTGGCCTCGACGGCCGGCAATGTCACCGATGTGCTCAACGCCACCAGCGGCACGCTGGCCGAGACGCTCAACGACAGCTCATCCTCGGTCCGCCAGGCCATCAGCCTCAATACCGGCCAGTTCCGCCAGGCGCTGGACGAAACCGCCGGCCAGGTTACCGAACGCCTTGGCCAGTTCCGCGGCACTGCCGACGCCGAAGGCCGCCGCGCCAGCGCCGCCCTGCAGGCAGCCCAGCAGCAGATGATCGTGGAAATGCAGAGGGCCATCGAAGAGGCCACCCAGCGCTTCAACGACACGGCCCAGGCCATGCGCGAGACAGCCCGCGAAGTGGGCAGTGAGCTCGAAGCCACCCGCGCCGAACTGGCCCGCGGCGTCAACGAACTGCCCGAGGAAACCCGCGCCAGCGCCGCTGCCATGCGCCGCGTCGTGGCCGAGCAGATCGAGGCACTCAGCGAGCTCAACGCCATCGTGCGCAGCCAGCCGGCTACTCACGATGTCAACGATCGCCGCGGCACCCCACCGCGCCTGACCGCCCGGCCCGAGCCCCGCCAGGAGACACGTCCCGAACCGCGCCAGGAACCCCGCCGCGAGACGCCCGTCTATCAGCCGCAGCGCCAGCCCGAGCCGGCCCGCGACAGCTACCGTGCCGAACCGGCCCGCCAGACCCTGGCCGATCCGATCCGCACCCTCGAGCGGGCGCCTGAGCCCATGGACATGCCCGAGCCACCGCTGCGCCAGCCGCAGCCGGTGCGCCAGCCCGCACCGGTCGCCACCGCACCGGAAGCCGCGCCTGATGAAGGCGGCTGGCTGCGCGACGTGCTGCGCAATGCCACGGCCAAGCAGCAGAGCACCCAGCAGATCCAGCCAGGCCTGTCCGGGCTGAGCGAAGAGATTGCCCAGGCGATCGACGACGCCGCCCTGGCCGATGCTTGGGCCCGCTATCAGGCCGGTGAATCCAATGTGTTCTCGCGCCGTATCTACACCCTGGCCGGCCAGGGCACCTATGACGACGTGCGCAAGAAGCTGCAGCGCGACCCGGAATTCGCGCGCACGGCAACGGCCTATATGAGCGAGTTCGAGCAGCTGCTGAAGCGCGCCGCTTCAGGCGCCCGGCCCGCCGCCGAGACCCGCGAGCACCTGCTCTCCGATCGCGGCAAGGTCTATACCACCCTGGCCCATGCCAGCGGCCGCCTCGCCTAA
- a CDS encoding peptide chain release factor 3, translating into MSLSSVAEAAPRSLAEPFRTRRTFAIISHPDAGKTTLTERLLAAAGAIQTAGAVRGKAGVRSTRSDWMEMEQKRGISITSSVMTFDYDGLTLNLLDTPGHSDFSEDTYRTLTAVDAAIMVIDAAKGIEAQTLKLFEVCRLRDIPIITFINKVDREGLSPLELIDEIQGKLALDLTPVLWPIGQGVDFRGYLDLLEKRVLNPQGKPIAEYEAIEDLLDNETLVDDPVFMTALESLEMATAMLPAFDLATFHAGHLSPVLFGSALKGIGVAELLRTLGEWGPEPRPQPAIPAPIDPSEKKVVGFVFKVQANMDANHRDRIAFVRLCSGTFTRGMRLKNVRSGKDMAVSNPMFFFGNDRELAEQAVAGDIVGIPNHGTLSVGDTLTEGANINVTGIPNFAPEIIRRVRLVDHMKTKQMAKALSDLSEEGVTQVFRRMVGADWIVGVVGQLQLEVLSSRVAGEYGVPITFESLNYEVARWVESDEPAELARFITAQKINMAEDRTGAPVFLAQNAWWADRAKQDFPKIRFLTTKERH; encoded by the coding sequence ATGTCCTTATCCAGTGTTGCCGAGGCTGCGCCCCGGTCCCTTGCCGAACCTTTCCGTACCCGTCGTACCTTTGCGATCATCTCGCATCCGGACGCCGGCAAGACCACACTGACCGAGCGGTTGCTGGCGGCCGCCGGGGCGATCCAGACGGCCGGCGCCGTGCGTGGCAAGGCCGGCGTGCGCTCGACCCGGTCGGACTGGATGGAAATGGAGCAGAAGCGCGGCATTTCCATCACCTCCTCGGTGATGACCTTCGACTATGACGGGCTGACGCTGAACCTGCTTGATACGCCGGGCCACTCGGACTTTTCCGAAGACACCTATCGCACGCTGACCGCGGTGGACGCCGCCATCATGGTGATCGACGCCGCCAAGGGCATCGAGGCGCAGACGCTCAAGCTGTTCGAAGTGTGCCGCCTGCGCGACATTCCCATCATTACCTTCATCAACAAGGTCGACCGCGAGGGTCTGTCGCCGCTCGAGCTGATCGACGAGATCCAGGGCAAGCTGGCGCTCGATCTCACCCCCGTGCTGTGGCCGATTGGGCAGGGCGTGGATTTCCGCGGCTATCTTGACCTGCTGGAAAAGCGCGTGCTCAACCCGCAGGGCAAGCCGATCGCTGAATATGAAGCGATCGAGGACCTGCTCGACAACGAGACGCTGGTCGATGATCCGGTCTTCATGACGGCGCTGGAGAGTCTGGAAATGGCGACGGCCATGCTGCCGGCCTTCGACCTTGCTACCTTTCATGCCGGCCATCTCAGCCCGGTGCTGTTCGGCTCTGCGCTCAAGGGTATCGGCGTGGCCGAACTGCTGCGCACTTTGGGCGAATGGGGCCCCGAGCCGCGGCCGCAGCCGGCCATTCCGGCGCCGATCGATCCGAGCGAGAAAAAGGTCGTCGGCTTTGTCTTCAAGGTGCAGGCGAACATGGACGCCAATCACCGCGACCGTATCGCCTTCGTCCGGCTCTGCTCGGGCACCTTCACCCGCGGCATGCGGCTCAAGAATGTGCGCTCGGGCAAGGATATGGCTGTCAGCAATCCGATGTTCTTTTTCGGCAATGACCGCGAACTGGCCGAACAGGCCGTGGCCGGCGACATTGTCGGCATTCCCAATCACGGCACGCTGTCGGTCGGCGATACGCTGACCGAAGGGGCCAATATCAATGTGACGGGCATCCCGAACTTCGCGCCGGAAATCATCCGTCGCGTGCGGCTGGTCGATCACATGAAGACCAAGCAGATGGCCAAGGCGCTGTCGGATCTGTCCGAAGAGGGCGTGACCCAGGTGTTCCGCCGCATGGTGGGCGCCGACTGGATCGTCGGCGTGGTGGGCCAGCTGCAGCTCGAAGTGCTGAGCTCGCGCGTTGCCGGCGAATATGGCGTGCCGATCACCTTTGAGAGCCTCAATTACGAAGTGGCGCGCTGGGTGGAGAGCGATGAGCCGGCTGAACTCGCCCGGTTTATCACGGCCCAGAAGATCAACATGGCCGAGGACCGCACCGGGGCGCCGGTCTTTCTGGCGCAGAATGCCTGGTGGGCCGACCGGGCCAAGCAGGACTTTCCCAAGATCCGCTTTCTGACCACCAAGGAACGCCATTGA
- a CDS encoding class I SAM-dependent methyltransferase translates to MTAPAPDRIEELLNATKTAFIAGSLVRLKLGGYHGAEPDLKGIEIKKITVKGGDRFSFTYRYKTRDIIKNFIQPEALALLRTGLKDEFSMAQLATTGFDMVLERNGLKIRLKRTEVEGREAPSTEHNRAKNRPLNGSDKPWLKALGIAGKDGVVRSDAQDKFRQINKMVEIFAPLIQALKAEQPLIVDMGAGKGYLDFALYDYLSTVAKRPVGVVGVEMREQLVADGNATAQQSGFDGLSFQTGTILDFDATGADAVIALHACDTATDDAIFKGISAGAVLIAVAPCCHKQIRRQMEAGKPDAQLDFLLRHGTFLEKQAEMVTDGLRALLLELNGYRTKVFEFVSDAHTPKNNLIVAEKDDRVGRDREAILRQIAAIKALFGIEEHYLEGLLGARDAGPL, encoded by the coding sequence TTGACCGCCCCCGCTCCCGATCGCATCGAAGAACTGCTCAACGCCACCAAGACGGCGTTCATCGCCGGTTCGCTGGTGCGGCTGAAGCTGGGCGGCTATCACGGGGCGGAGCCGGACCTCAAGGGCATCGAGATCAAGAAGATCACGGTCAAGGGCGGCGACCGCTTCTCCTTCACCTATCGCTACAAGACGCGCGACATCATCAAGAACTTCATCCAGCCCGAGGCGCTGGCTTTGCTGCGCACCGGGCTCAAGGATGAGTTCAGCATGGCGCAGCTGGCCACCACTGGCTTTGACATGGTGCTGGAGCGCAACGGCCTCAAGATCCGCCTCAAGCGCACCGAGGTGGAAGGCCGCGAGGCGCCCTCGACCGAGCACAACCGCGCCAAGAACCGGCCGCTCAATGGCAGCGACAAGCCTTGGCTCAAGGCGCTCGGCATTGCCGGCAAAGATGGCGTGGTGCGCAGCGATGCGCAGGACAAGTTCCGCCAGATCAACAAGATGGTCGAAATCTTTGCGCCGCTGATTCAAGCGCTTAAGGCGGAACAGCCGCTGATCGTGGACATGGGCGCGGGCAAGGGCTATCTCGATTTTGCGCTCTATGACTACCTCTCCACCGTCGCCAAGCGGCCGGTGGGCGTGGTTGGCGTGGAAATGCGCGAGCAGCTGGTGGCCGACGGCAATGCCACGGCGCAGCAATCGGGCTTTGACGGGTTGAGCTTCCAGACCGGGACAATTCTGGATTTCGATGCCACCGGCGCCGATGCGGTGATCGCGCTGCATGCCTGCGACACCGCCACCGATGACGCCATCTTCAAGGGCATCAGCGCCGGCGCGGTGCTGATCGCGGTGGCGCCCTGCTGCCACAAGCAGATCCGTCGCCAGATGGAAGCCGGCAAACCCGACGCCCAGCTCGATTTCCTGCTGCGCCACGGCACCTTCTTGGAAAAGCAGGCCGAAATGGTCACCGACGGGCTGCGCGCGCTGCTGCTCGAGCTCAACGGCTACCGCACCAAGGTGTTCGAGTTCGTTTCCGACGCGCATACGCCCAAGAACAACCTGATCGTCGCCGAAAAGGATGACCGGGTCGGCCGCGATCGCGAGGCGATCCTCAGGCAGATCGCCGCGATCAAGGCCCTGTTCGGCATCGAAGAGCATTATCTCGAGGGCCTGCTGGGCGCGCGGGATGCAGGACCGCTGTGA